One Nocardioides aromaticivorans genomic window carries:
- a CDS encoding WS/DGAT/MGAT family O-acyltransferase, which produces MVSVPGFRPIDPTSAAFLLSENRNQPMHVGGLQLFEPPADAGPGYVREMFESMRDTERIAPLFLKHPHRSVKTGGTLVWRDDEQFDIEHHVRHSALPQPGRVRELLELVGRLHSTRLAWERPLWETHVIEGLADGRVAMYTKLHHALVDGISAMRLMASVLSPDEDRRNMPAPFAEGASRRRKPEETAESLPAAAVDAATTAAKTLADLPADVLRGAMSISAEAAGMPVALVKTLRKGLRNETSAVSLAAPRTIFNQSITGARRFAAQDWPVERMRAVGKSTGTTINDVVLAMCSGAMRTYLAELDALPDRSLVSMVPVGLNAKQAGTASSAGGNAIGSVMVRLATDMADPADRLRTISRSMKDGKEALSSMTPTQIVAMSAIGMAPSIVIPALGMQGMVRPPFNLIISNVPGPRVPHYWNGAQLVGNYPVSIPINGMALNITCTSYAGNMGFGLTGCRRTVPHLQRLLTFLDDELAALEKAAGVS; this is translated from the coding sequence GTGGTTTCTGTTCCCGGATTCCGCCCGATCGACCCGACCTCGGCCGCCTTCCTGCTCTCGGAGAACCGCAACCAGCCGATGCACGTCGGCGGGCTCCAGCTCTTCGAGCCGCCGGCCGACGCCGGTCCGGGCTACGTCCGGGAGATGTTCGAGTCGATGCGCGACACGGAGCGGATCGCGCCGCTCTTCCTCAAGCACCCCCACCGCTCGGTCAAGACCGGCGGCACCCTCGTCTGGCGCGACGACGAGCAGTTCGACATCGAGCACCACGTGCGGCACAGCGCGCTCCCCCAGCCCGGTCGCGTGCGCGAGCTGCTCGAGCTGGTGGGCCGGCTGCACTCGACGCGGCTCGCGTGGGAGCGCCCGCTGTGGGAGACGCACGTGATCGAGGGCCTGGCCGACGGCCGGGTCGCGATGTACACCAAGCTCCACCACGCGCTGGTCGACGGGATCTCCGCGATGCGGCTGATGGCGAGCGTCCTGTCGCCCGACGAGGACCGCCGCAACATGCCCGCCCCGTTCGCCGAGGGGGCCTCGCGGCGCCGGAAGCCGGAGGAGACCGCCGAGTCGCTGCCGGCCGCGGCCGTCGACGCGGCCACGACCGCTGCGAAGACGCTGGCCGACCTGCCCGCCGACGTGCTGCGCGGCGCGATGAGCATCAGCGCCGAGGCCGCCGGCATGCCGGTCGCGCTGGTCAAGACGCTGCGCAAGGGCCTGCGCAACGAGACCTCCGCGGTGTCGCTGGCGGCACCGCGCACCATCTTCAACCAGTCGATCACCGGCGCCCGCCGCTTCGCCGCCCAGGATTGGCCGGTGGAGCGGATGCGCGCCGTCGGCAAGTCCACCGGTACGACGATCAACGACGTCGTGCTCGCGATGTGCAGCGGCGCGATGCGGACCTACCTGGCCGAGCTCGACGCGCTGCCGGACCGCTCGCTGGTGTCGATGGTCCCGGTCGGGCTCAACGCCAAGCAGGCCGGCACCGCCTCGTCCGCCGGCGGCAACGCCATCGGCTCGGTCATGGTGCGCCTCGCCACCGACATGGCCGACCCGGCCGACCGCCTCCGCACGATCAGCCGGTCGATGAAGGACGGCAAGGAGGCGCTGTCGTCGATGACGCCGACCCAGATCGTCGCGATGAGCGCGATCGGCATGGCCCCGTCGATCGTGATCCCGGCGCTGGGCATGCAGGGCATGGTGCGCCCGCCGTTCAACCTGATCATCAGCAACGTCCCCGGGCCGCGCGTCCCCCACTACTGGAACGGCGCGCAGCTCGTCGGCAACTACCCCGTCTCGATCCCGATCAACGGCATGGCGCTCAACATCACCTGCACCTCCTACGCCGGCAACATGGGCTTCGGACTGACGGGCTGCCGTCGTACGGTCCCGCACCTGCAGCGACTGCTGACCTTCCTCGACGACGAGCTCGCGGCGCTGGAGAAGGCGGCAGGCGTCAGCTGA
- a CDS encoding DUF2510 domain-containing protein, which translates to MNHFSTPAGWYADGDGWERRWDGSSWTDERRRKNEPTQIRETPATAPEETVAPAEPPAPAAPAPQAAPQGPPPTAPPGAPPGYGHIPSLPSPSSPSSPSSWGTPPQGPPPGGRRTRRLGLWITLVVVLLVVVGTGITLAVLQPWDGGGGSADDPNDPDQPAKAAIQGDINGDGYGDARYYFYLDYDKVTKVEQISNGNGFTPEETPVEPSSEPEELYFDWDGDGVNEQLEWQFVASGKQVTLTSTDDEFPDDQSFTLSLSSLKEFGDPEVQVVSGDFDGDGDQDLAVASPNDRNVDISVLANDGTGTFADPALWLSLPNAVMDVLRLYPGDFDKDGDTDLWAQLPSERLDDEDYDGYYSGDRGYALLTSTGSKLEAGAVGSTGKYFQALLVGDVIGDGTASLVGIDTNSVDGTIEVKAYDVSSGTIQEVKGFTGTSKIGSRNLQGATLSDVDGDGKADVVFVVKGFTESKFSGVQVMTSTGAVFESALVWAETPTCQDDDCRIEFIGTSRY; encoded by the coding sequence GTGAACCACTTCTCCACCCCGGCCGGCTGGTACGCCGACGGCGACGGCTGGGAGCGCCGCTGGGACGGCTCCAGCTGGACCGACGAGCGACGCCGGAAGAACGAGCCGACCCAGATCCGGGAGACGCCGGCCACCGCCCCCGAGGAGACCGTGGCCCCGGCCGAGCCGCCCGCTCCCGCCGCACCGGCCCCGCAGGCCGCCCCCCAGGGGCCGCCGCCGACCGCGCCGCCCGGGGCGCCGCCGGGCTACGGCCACATCCCGTCGCTGCCCTCGCCGTCGTCCCCGTCGTCCCCGTCGAGCTGGGGTACGCCGCCGCAGGGCCCGCCCCCCGGTGGACGGCGCACGAGGCGGCTGGGGCTGTGGATCACGCTGGTCGTCGTACTCCTGGTCGTGGTGGGCACCGGCATCACCCTCGCGGTGCTGCAGCCGTGGGACGGCGGTGGCGGCTCCGCCGACGACCCGAACGACCCCGACCAGCCGGCCAAGGCTGCGATCCAGGGCGACATCAACGGCGACGGCTACGGCGACGCCCGCTACTACTTCTACCTCGACTACGACAAGGTGACGAAGGTCGAGCAGATCAGCAACGGCAACGGCTTCACCCCCGAGGAGACGCCGGTCGAGCCGTCCAGCGAGCCGGAGGAGCTCTACTTCGACTGGGACGGCGACGGCGTCAACGAGCAGCTGGAGTGGCAGTTCGTGGCGTCCGGCAAGCAGGTCACGCTCACCTCGACCGACGACGAGTTCCCCGACGACCAGTCGTTCACCCTGTCGCTGTCGTCGCTCAAGGAGTTCGGCGACCCGGAGGTCCAGGTCGTCAGCGGCGACTTCGACGGCGACGGCGACCAGGACCTGGCCGTCGCGAGCCCCAACGACCGCAACGTCGACATCTCCGTGCTGGCCAACGACGGCACGGGCACCTTCGCCGACCCGGCCCTGTGGCTCTCGCTGCCCAACGCCGTGATGGACGTCCTGCGGCTCTACCCCGGCGACTTCGACAAGGACGGCGACACGGACCTGTGGGCCCAGCTGCCGTCGGAGCGGCTCGACGACGAGGACTACGACGGCTACTACTCCGGCGACCGCGGCTACGCCCTGCTGACCTCCACCGGCTCGAAGCTCGAGGCCGGCGCGGTCGGCTCCACCGGGAAGTACTTCCAGGCCCTGCTCGTCGGCGACGTCATCGGCGACGGCACGGCCAGCCTCGTCGGCATCGACACCAACTCGGTCGACGGGACCATCGAGGTCAAGGCCTACGACGTCTCCAGCGGCACCATCCAGGAGGTCAAGGGCTTCACCGGGACCTCGAAGATCGGCTCCCGCAACCTCCAGGGCGCCACCCTCAGCGATGTCGACGGCGACGGCAAGGCCGACGTCGTGTTCGTGGTGAAGGGCTTCACGGAGTCGAAGTTCTCCGGCGTGCAGGTGATGACGTCGACCGGAGCGGTCTTCGAGTCCGCACTGGTGTGGGCCGAGACGCCGACCTGCCAGGACGACGACTGCCGCATCGAGTTCATCGGCACCTCGCGCTACTGA
- a CDS encoding glutamate--cysteine ligase: MRIDFHGSAEPTLGVEWEFALVDRRTRDLRNDAAHLFARAKPRMPDPGKLHKELLKNTVEVVTGVCPTVGDAMADLRNTLQYVTAAADDLDLDLYGAGTHPFADWTGQQLTEGHRYEELINRTQWWGRQMLIWGVHVHVGLPERDRVLPVLSALLTYYPHLQALSASSPIWMGVDTGYASNRALMFQQLPTAGLPFQFQRWEEFEAFAHDQITTGVIDELSEIRWDLRPAVKHGTLENRICDGVSTLSDMAALVALMHCLVIWLDGRAAAGEELPTMPPWHVQENKWRAARYGVDAIVILDAKSNERLVTDDLADLVEQLQPTAERLGCEAELASVLEIPARGPSYVRQRAVAERTGNDLVAVVDSVVTELREELDG, encoded by the coding sequence GTGCGCATCGACTTCCACGGCTCGGCCGAGCCGACACTGGGGGTGGAGTGGGAGTTCGCGCTGGTCGACCGCCGTACCCGCGACCTCCGCAACGACGCCGCCCACCTGTTCGCGCGGGCCAAGCCGCGGATGCCCGACCCCGGCAAGCTGCACAAGGAGCTGCTGAAGAACACCGTCGAGGTCGTGACCGGCGTGTGCCCCACGGTCGGCGACGCGATGGCCGACCTGCGCAACACCCTGCAGTACGTCACCGCCGCCGCCGACGACCTCGACCTCGACCTGTACGGCGCCGGCACGCACCCCTTCGCCGACTGGACCGGCCAGCAGCTGACCGAGGGCCACCGCTACGAGGAGCTCATCAACCGCACCCAGTGGTGGGGCCGGCAGATGCTCATCTGGGGCGTGCACGTCCACGTCGGGCTGCCCGAGAGGGACCGCGTGCTGCCGGTGCTCTCGGCCCTGCTGACCTACTACCCGCACCTCCAGGCGCTCTCGGCCTCGTCGCCGATCTGGATGGGGGTGGACACCGGCTACGCCTCCAACCGCGCGCTGATGTTCCAGCAGCTGCCGACCGCCGGCCTGCCCTTCCAGTTCCAGCGGTGGGAGGAGTTCGAGGCGTTCGCGCACGACCAGATCACCACCGGCGTGATCGACGAGCTCAGCGAGATCCGCTGGGACCTGCGCCCCGCCGTCAAGCACGGCACCCTCGAGAACCGGATCTGCGACGGCGTCTCGACCCTGTCCGACATGGCCGCGCTGGTCGCCCTCATGCACTGCCTGGTCATCTGGCTCGACGGCCGCGCGGCCGCCGGCGAGGAGCTCCCCACGATGCCGCCGTGGCACGTGCAGGAGAACAAGTGGCGCGCCGCCCGGTACGGCGTCGACGCGATCGTGATCCTCGACGCGAAGTCCAACGAGCGGCTCGTCACCGACGACCTCGCCGACCTGGTCGAGCAGCTGCAGCCGACCGCGGAGCGCCTGGGCTGCGAGGCCGAGCTGGCCTCCGTGCTCGAGATCCCGGCGCGCGGACCGTCGTACGTCCGCCAGCGCGCCGTGGCCGAGCGCACCGGCAACGACCTGGTCGCCGTCGTCGACTCCGTCGTGACCGAGCTCCGCGAGGAGCTCGACGGCTGA